A single region of the Bacteroidales bacterium genome encodes:
- a CDS encoding Omp28 family outer membrane lipoprotein translates to MRNRFIYFVIFIFFIAFISCDKIEPPYKKKNTEQNNDTLKQRKILLEDFTGHKCVNCPGAANTIMELKQQFGERLVVISLHAGYFAEPDASGNYIYDFRTTTGTDIYNFFGVSAFGVPSGMINRKGYNTDYIFSYADWGTKINEIINISPDAHIEITNNYSNTNRNLNVNVKTEFLKSFTGTYKLCVYLTEDSIIKYQKNNSPALGIVPDIADYVHQHVLRCAVNSTWGDTLISGNTPTGFTIFKNYSIVLNNEWKEKNCTVVVFVYNTFNYEIVQAEEEKIIL, encoded by the coding sequence ATGAGAAATAGATTTATTTATTTTGTAATATTTATTTTTTTTATTGCATTTATTTCTTGCGATAAAATTGAACCTCCGTATAAGAAAAAAAATACCGAACAAAATAATGATACTTTAAAGCAAAGAAAAATTTTACTTGAAGATTTTACCGGACATAAATGTGTTAATTGTCCCGGTGCAGCTAACACTATTATGGAACTGAAACAACAATTCGGTGAAAGATTGGTAGTGATTTCTCTTCATGCCGGATATTTTGCTGAACCGGATGCCAGCGGAAATTATATTTATGATTTCAGAACAACAACCGGCACCGATATTTATAATTTTTTCGGAGTAAGTGCATTTGGAGTTCCCAGCGGAATGATAAACAGAAAAGGTTATAATACAGATTATATTTTCAGTTATGCTGACTGGGGAACAAAAATAAATGAAATAATAAATATTTCTCCCGATGCACATATCGAAATCACAAATAATTACTCAAACACAAATAGAAATCTTAATGTAAATGTAAAAACAGAATTTTTAAAATCATTTACCGGAACTTATAAACTTTGTGTTTATCTCACGGAAGATAGCATAATAAAATATCAGAAAAATAATTCACCTGCGTTAGGAATAGTTCCTGATATTGCCGATTATGTTCATCAGCATGTTTTGAGATGTGCAGTTAATTCAACGTGGGGCGATACTTTGATAAGTGGAAATACGCCAACCGGATTTACTATTTTTAAAAATTATAGTATTGTTTTAAACAATGAGTGGAAAGAAAAAAATTGCACTGTTGTGGTTTTTGTTTATAATACTTTTAATTATGAAATTGTTCAGGCGGAAGAGGAAAAAATAATTTTGTAA
- a CDS encoding DUF6029 family protein, giving the protein MKNKSVILFLLIFGFKISISAQNFLKNGEIHGSFQTDCQYYFKDTAIGATKVPEDFLMNGFANFLYTNSKFNAGFRFESYQNALKGFDVRYKGNGIPYRFASYKTDNVEITVGNFYEQFGSGMILRTYEDRGLGFDNSIDGIRIKSELIKGITLKGLVGNQRSFFTKGEGIVRGADGEFFLNDIFKKLSEKKTKLTFGGSFVSKYQNSNDPIYYFPENVAACAGRLNFTSGKINLYGEYAYKINDPSAVNNLIYKPGNAIYSSITFSQKGLGILLSAKRVDNMDFRSERNATGNNLLINYLPALTKQHTYSLASMYPYATQPNGEIGFYAQVIYTVKKNTWLGGNYGTVINLNYSIANSIDKEKTNDTIPLNEKGTLGYKSDFFKIGNEKYFEDFNAEVTHKFSKKIKVILFFANLVYNKDIIEGHTGEGIVYANTFALDLSYKLDEKNNLRMELQHLYTEQDKGNWASGLLEYTISPKWFFTVSDDWNYGNSNSKKQIHYYTASLGFVKNATRIAINYGRQNEGVICAGGVCRNVPSMNGITMSITSNF; this is encoded by the coding sequence TTGAAAAATAAATCAGTAATATTATTTTTGTTGATATTTGGATTTAAAATAAGTATTTCCGCTCAGAATTTTTTAAAAAATGGGGAAATTCATGGAAGCTTTCAAACGGATTGTCAATATTATTTTAAAGATACTGCAATTGGAGCCACTAAAGTTCCTGAAGATTTTTTAATGAATGGTTTTGCAAATTTTTTATATACAAATTCAAAATTTAATGCGGGATTTAGATTCGAAAGTTATCAGAATGCACTTAAAGGATTTGATGTAAGGTATAAAGGGAATGGGATACCATACAGATTTGCTTCATATAAAACCGATAATGTTGAAATAACTGTCGGAAATTTTTATGAACAGTTCGGAAGCGGAATGATATTGAGAACTTATGAGGACCGGGGACTTGGTTTTGATAATTCAATTGATGGAATAAGAATAAAATCAGAACTTATAAAAGGAATTACCTTAAAAGGACTTGTCGGGAATCAGCGTTCATTTTTCACTAAAGGTGAAGGAATCGTGAGAGGTGCTGACGGAGAATTTTTTTTAAATGATATTTTTAAAAAACTTTCGGAAAAGAAAACAAAATTAACTTTCGGCGGAAGCTTTGTAAGTAAATATCAGAATAGTAATGACCCGATATATTATTTTCCGGAGAATGTGGCTGCTTGTGCCGGAAGGTTAAATTTTACTTCAGGAAAAATTAATTTATACGGAGAATATGCATACAAAATAAATGACCCTTCGGCAGTTAATAATTTAATATACAAACCCGGCAATGCAATTTATTCATCAATTACATTTTCACAAAAAGGACTTGGCATTTTATTATCGGCAAAGAGAGTTGACAATATGGATTTTCGTTCTGAGAGAAATGCAACCGGAAATAATTTATTAATAAATTATTTGCCTGCTTTAACAAAACAACACACCTATTCATTGGCATCAATGTATCCTTATGCAACACAACCAAACGGAGAAATTGGTTTTTATGCACAGGTTATTTATACTGTTAAAAAAAATACATGGCTGGGTGGTAATTATGGTACTGTAATAAATTTGAATTATTCAATTGCAAATTCAATTGATAAGGAAAAAACTAATGATACCATTCCATTAAATGAAAAAGGAACGTTGGGTTATAAATCCGATTTCTTTAAAATAGGAAATGAAAAATATTTTGAGGATTTTAATGCGGAGGTAACTCATAAATTCAGCAAAAAAATAAAAGTGATATTATTTTTTGCAAATCTGGTTTATAATAAAGATATTATCGAAGGTCATACTGGCGAAGGTATTGTTTATGCAAATACTTTCGCTCTTGATTTATCATACAAACTTGATGAAAAAAATAACTTGAGAATGGAACTGCAACATTTATATACTGAACAGGATAAAGGTAATTGGGCATCCGGTTTGTTGGAATATACAATTAGTCCGAAATGGTTTTTTACAGTTTCTGATGATTGGAATTATGGAAACAGCAATAGCAAAAAACAAATTCATTATTATACGGCTTCATTAGGTTTTGTGAAAAATGCAACAAGAATTGCAATAAATTACGGAAGACAAAATGAAGGAGTTATATGCGCAGGTGGCGTTTGCAGAAATGTTCCTTCAATGAATGGAATTACAATGTCAATTACAAGTAATTTTTAA
- a CDS encoding TlpA disulfide reductase family protein — MIKSKKNILIIIILILIANGGFSQDNNKVLPSVDIKTIDGKSFNTSSISNDGKPIILSFWSTWCKPCIKELTTIAELYGDWQKETGVKIIIVSVDDSRTTLNVKPFVEGNDWTYEVLLDANSDFKRAMNVNLIPHTFILNGKGQVVWQHTSFTEGSEIELINIIRKIIKGEAIDK; from the coding sequence ATGATAAAAAGTAAAAAAAATATTCTGATAATAATCATTTTGATTTTAATTGCAAATGGTGGCTTTTCACAAGATAATAATAAAGTATTGCCTTCAGTGGATATTAAAACAATAGATGGAAAATCTTTTAATACTTCTTCAATTTCTAATGACGGTAAACCTATAATATTAAGTTTTTGGTCAACATGGTGCAAACCATGTATTAAGGAGCTCACAACAATTGCCGAATTATATGGTGATTGGCAAAAGGAAACCGGTGTTAAAATAATTATCGTTTCCGTTGATGATTCGAGAACAACTCTGAATGTTAAGCCGTTTGTTGAAGGTAATGATTGGACGTACGAAGTATTGCTTGACGCAAACAGCGATTTTAAAAGAGCAATGAATGTGAATTTAATACCGCATACTTTTATTTTAAACGGTAAAGGACAAGTTGTATGGCAGCACACTTCATTTACCGAGGGCTCTGAAATCGAATTAATCAATATTATAAGAAAAATCATTAAGGGAGAAGCAATAGATAAATAG
- a CDS encoding porin family protein, with protein sequence MKTKTVILFFFITSIVLAQKPRVENMPKFDRRPYHFGFCFGFNKYDFTVRTYPDFFKNDSMAILETTPTWGFNLGILGNLRIGNHFDLRLTPTLTFGDRNLDYTFLKGDTIKIKKSIKVESSILEFPLSLKYKSARVNNFRAYVLGGAKYSIDLASQAKKKTFDKDIVKIKKNNISFELGFGLDMYFEYFKLSPEIKFSVGIPDLLVRENTVYTNSIRNLTSKVLFLTFYFE encoded by the coding sequence TTGAAGACAAAAACAGTCATATTGTTTTTTTTTATTACTTCGATAGTTTTGGCACAAAAGCCAAGAGTTGAAAACATGCCTAAATTTGACCGAAGACCATATCATTTCGGCTTTTGTTTCGGCTTCAACAAATACGATTTTACAGTACGCACATATCCTGATTTTTTTAAGAATGATTCAATGGCCATTCTGGAAACAACTCCGACATGGGGTTTTAATCTCGGCATATTGGGTAATCTGAGAATTGGAAATCATTTCGATTTAAGATTGACTCCCACATTAACCTTTGGCGACAGAAATCTCGACTATACTTTTCTGAAAGGAGACACGATAAAAATCAAAAAATCAATAAAAGTTGAATCTTCAATACTTGAATTTCCTTTAAGTTTAAAATACAAATCTGCAAGGGTAAACAATTTCAGAGCTTATGTGCTTGGTGGAGCAAAATACAGCATAGACCTTGCTTCCCAGGCGAAAAAGAAAACATTTGATAAAGACATTGTTAAAATAAAAAAAAATAATATTTCTTTTGAACTGGGTTTTGGTCTTGATATGTATTTCGAGTATTTCAAACTTTCTCCCGAAATAAAATTTTCAGTCGGAATACCCGATTTACTTGTAAGAGAAAATACAGTTTACACAAATTCTATTCGCAATCTTACTTCCAAAGTTCTGTTTCTTACATTTTATTTCGAATAA
- a CDS encoding NAD(P)/FAD-dependent oxidoreductase, with translation MRKIIEISLSPEQAAEENLFSKYISSKYDIIEKDISHIEILKKSIDSRSSDIKIIFRLEIFCNESPPEKINPLTAYQKNVSEKPKILIIGAGPAGLFAALKLIENNFKPVIIERGKDVSSRKIDIALLNRNIELNSDSNYCFGEGGAGTFSDGKLYTRSTKKGDVKKIINILVAHGADKNILFDSHPHIGSDKLPEIISSIRKTILNAGGEFHFNSRATDFIIKNNSIEGVVTNNNEKYSGKAVILATGHSASNIYELLQSKNIIIEVKPFAIGVRIEHPQSLIDSIQYHTKKRNPLLPAASYMLTHQTNNKGVFSFCMCPGGIIVPSATSNNEIVVNGMSNSKRNSPFANSGIVVTVDIEDFKNFSKHNALAGLKFQRDIESKAFEAGGKSMKAPAQRLMDFLNNKSSADLPKTSYNPGIASTDISEILPKNISLYLKEGFRAFNNKMRGFLTNEAVIIGVESRTSSPVRIPRNKETFEHIQIKNLFPCGEGAGYSGGIISSAIDGGNVADAISTRT, from the coding sequence ATGAGAAAAATTATAGAAATTTCACTTTCTCCCGAACAGGCCGCAGAAGAAAATTTATTTTCAAAATACATTTCATCAAAATATGATATTATTGAAAAAGATATTTCCCATATTGAAATACTTAAAAAATCAATTGATTCACGCTCTTCTGATATAAAAATAATTTTTCGTCTTGAAATATTTTGTAATGAATCTCCTCCTGAAAAAATAAATCCCCTTACTGCATATCAGAAAAATGTTTCGGAAAAACCCAAAATATTAATAATTGGGGCGGGACCGGCAGGATTATTTGCCGCACTTAAATTAATTGAAAATAATTTCAAGCCCGTAATTATTGAACGCGGAAAAGATGTTTCAAGCAGAAAAATCGATATTGCACTACTTAACAGAAATATTGAACTTAATTCCGATTCGAATTATTGCTTCGGTGAAGGGGGTGCAGGTACATTTTCCGATGGTAAGCTATACACACGTTCGACAAAAAAAGGGGATGTAAAAAAAATTATTAATATTCTTGTTGCTCACGGTGCTGATAAAAATATTCTTTTCGATTCACATCCACATATTGGCAGCGATAAATTGCCTGAAATAATTTCTTCTATCCGAAAAACAATTTTAAATGCAGGTGGCGAATTTCATTTTAATTCAAGAGCTACCGATTTTATAATAAAAAATAATTCCATTGAAGGTGTTGTAACAAACAATAATGAAAAATATTCGGGCAAAGCTGTAATTCTTGCAACCGGACATTCTGCAAGTAATATTTATGAATTACTGCAATCGAAAAATATCATCATCGAAGTAAAACCTTTTGCAATTGGAGTTAGAATAGAACATCCTCAATCGTTGATTGATTCCATTCAGTATCACACAAAAAAAAGAAATCCACTTTTACCGGCTGCCAGCTATATGTTAACTCATCAAACAAACAACAAAGGAGTGTTTTCTTTTTGCATGTGTCCAGGGGGAATTATTGTGCCTTCGGCAACTTCAAATAATGAAATTGTTGTAAACGGAATGTCAAATTCAAAAAGAAACTCACCTTTTGCTAATTCAGGAATAGTGGTTACTGTGGATATTGAAGATTTTAAAAACTTTTCGAAACATAATGCACTTGCCGGTTTGAAATTCCAACGTGACATAGAATCGAAAGCATTCGAAGCTGGCGGAAAGTCAATGAAAGCACCTGCTCAAAGATTAATGGATTTTTTAAATAATAAATCATCTGCTGATTTACCAAAAACATCTTACAATCCGGGAATAGCATCAACAGATATTTCGGAAATTTTACCGAAAAACATTTCTCTTTACCTCAAAGAAGGATTTAGAGCTTTCAACAACAAAATGAGAGGTTTTTTGACAAACGAAGCAGTGATTATAGGCGTTGAATCGAGAACTTCATCGCCTGTCAGAATTCCAAGAAACAAAGAAACTTTCGAACACATACAAATAAAAAATCTTTTTCCTTGCGGTGAAGGCGCAGGTTATTCGGGAGGCATTATTTCTTCGGCTATTGATGGGGGTAATGTTGCTGATGCAATCAGTACTCGTACATAA
- a CDS encoding SBBP repeat-containing protein — protein MKLRFYFILFFLFSGISSYSQVWEWAKQIGGDDHDIGRGITIDSKGNAYAMGDFFGVAIADSVKLKSYGDWDVVFVKYDSLGKIKWVKNAGGAMLDKGNCICVDKKDNVFITGCFFNVATFEPLKFIAPVNRSAFLVKINPKNGKALWAAQVNGTYYQEGTSLTFDNSGNIYVAGNFYDTAYFNRKKITCDSVYNTTDTLTSKGKSDIFIAKYDSLGMLIWVKRFGGAKNDECNSIACDRNNDIFFTGTFENLSYFDNTLLNSNGKQDVFIAKLDKSGNVLWAKQSGGGDEDVAKGIAIDTNSNVFVTGYFSGIALFGTKLLTSRGRADIFLSKYDSIGNLQWTKQAGAEGWDKANAITMDDSGNVYIAGSYSGKAIFDSTKIASKTNSIDVYIAKYNSVTGDFKYVIDAGGKGIDEANGIKICKNENIYVTGSFGAFGSMASFGKTTLRTTFGTNDIFIAKYVLSSKQQK, from the coding sequence GTGAAGCTAAGATTTTATTTTATTTTGTTTTTTTTATTTTCCGGAATATCTTCATATTCTCAGGTTTGGGAATGGGCGAAACAAATAGGAGGAGATGACCACGACATCGGACGCGGTATTACCATTGACAGTAAGGGGAATGCGTACGCAATGGGCGATTTTTTTGGAGTAGCTATTGCAGATTCGGTAAAGCTAAAAAGTTATGGTGATTGGGATGTTGTTTTTGTAAAATACGATTCATTAGGAAAAATTAAATGGGTTAAAAACGCCGGAGGAGCGATGCTTGATAAAGGAAATTGTATTTGCGTTGATAAAAAAGATAATGTTTTTATAACAGGATGTTTCTTCAACGTAGCGACTTTTGAACCTTTGAAATTTATTGCACCAGTTAACAGAAGTGCATTTCTTGTAAAAATTAATCCCAAAAACGGCAAGGCATTGTGGGCAGCACAGGTTAACGGAACTTATTATCAGGAAGGCACATCTTTAACTTTTGATAATTCGGGAAATATTTATGTTGCAGGTAACTTTTATGATACCGCGTACTTTAATAGAAAAAAAATAACCTGTGACTCGGTTTATAATACTACAGATACATTGACAAGCAAGGGAAAATCAGATATTTTTATTGCTAAGTATGATTCTCTTGGTATGTTAATATGGGTGAAAAGGTTCGGAGGCGCAAAAAACGATGAATGTAATAGTATAGCATGCGACAGAAATAATGATATTTTTTTTACCGGCACTTTTGAGAATTTATCGTATTTTGATAATACTTTACTTAACAGCAATGGTAAACAGGATGTTTTTATTGCAAAGCTTGATAAATCAGGAAATGTTCTATGGGCGAAGCAATCGGGTGGAGGAGATGAAGATGTCGCAAAGGGAATAGCAATTGATACAAACAGCAATGTTTTTGTAACCGGATATTTTTCGGGTATAGCACTTTTTGGTACGAAACTTCTTACAAGTCGAGGCAGAGCTGATATTTTTCTGTCAAAATACGATAGTATCGGAAATTTACAGTGGACAAAACAGGCAGGTGCCGAGGGCTGGGACAAAGCTAATGCTATTACAATGGATGACTCGGGAAATGTATATATTGCAGGAAGTTATAGCGGTAAAGCTATTTTCGATTCTACAAAAATTGCAAGCAAAACTAACAGTATTGATGTTTATATTGCAAAATATAATAGTGTTACAGGTGATTTTAAATATGTGATTGATGCAGGCGGAAAAGGAATTGATGAGGCAAATGGGATAAAGATATGTAAAAACGAAAATATTTATGTTACCGGTTCATTTGGTGCTTTCGGAAGTATGGCAAGTTTCGGGAAAACTACTTTAAGAACCACTTTTGGTACTAATGATATTTTTATTGCAAAATATGTTTTAAGTTCTAAGCAACAGAAATGA
- a CDS encoding glycosyltransferase N-terminal domain-containing protein yields MRFIYNISIWLYFFAITVASLFNDKAKLWLKGRKGIFDKIKISLTGNDNIIWFHCSSLGEFEQGRPLLEKIKSEYPKYKILLTFFSPSGYEIRKNYEKTDYIFYLPLDTISNAKKFVELVNPQIAVFVKYEFWFNYISELHKRNIPIYSVSSIFRKNQYFFKIHGIWALQQLKKISCFFVQDEKSKELLGTLGIINVIVSGDTRFDRVYEISKNVKKFPVIEAFRQNKKILIAGSIWQKEEEFLIKLINESEFDIKYIIAPHLIKTENIDNFISKISLKAIKFSEATTENVVAPKVMLIDGIGFLSHLYQYGTLALIGGGFGKGIHNILEPATFGLPVFFGPNYTKFNEAKELLKCGGAYSITDFQNLNEKLSCLLNNEEALKRNSYICLNYVDNRKGATDIILKYIEKNIKF; encoded by the coding sequence ATGCGTTTTATTTATAACATTTCAATATGGCTTTATTTTTTTGCGATTACTGTTGCATCGTTGTTTAATGATAAAGCAAAATTATGGCTCAAAGGAAGAAAGGGAATTTTTGATAAAATAAAAATTTCCTTAACAGGAAATGATAATATCATTTGGTTTCATTGTTCTTCACTTGGCGAATTTGAGCAGGGTAGACCTTTGCTCGAAAAAATAAAATCAGAATATCCAAAATATAAAATATTGTTGACTTTCTTTTCACCTTCGGGGTACGAGATTAGAAAAAATTACGAAAAAACTGATTACATATTTTATCTTCCTCTTGATACAATTTCGAATGCGAAGAAGTTTGTGGAACTTGTGAATCCGCAAATTGCAGTGTTTGTAAAATATGAATTCTGGTTTAATTATATAAGCGAATTGCATAAACGTAATATTCCGATTTATTCTGTTTCGTCAATTTTTAGAAAAAATCAGTATTTTTTCAAAATACACGGAATATGGGCACTGCAGCAGCTTAAAAAAATTTCGTGTTTTTTTGTTCAGGATGAAAAATCAAAAGAATTACTCGGAACGCTTGGTATTATAAATGTTATTGTAAGCGGTGATACGCGTTTTGACAGGGTTTATGAAATTTCAAAAAATGTAAAGAAATTTCCTGTTATTGAAGCGTTCAGGCAAAATAAAAAAATATTAATTGCCGGTAGTATTTGGCAGAAGGAAGAGGAATTTTTAATAAAACTTATAAATGAATCAGAGTTTGATATTAAATACATAATTGCTCCGCATCTTATAAAAACTGAAAATATTGATAATTTTATTTCCAAAATATCTTTAAAAGCAATTAAATTTTCGGAAGCTACAACAGAAAATGTTGTTGCTCCAAAAGTTATGCTCATTGACGGCATTGGTTTTCTCTCGCATTTGTACCAATATGGAACGCTTGCTTTAATTGGCGGTGGATTTGGAAAAGGAATTCATAATATTCTTGAACCTGCAACTTTCGGATTGCCAGTATTTTTTGGTCCAAATTATACAAAGTTTAATGAAGCTAAAGAGTTACTCAAATGTGGTGGAGCATATAGTATAACTGATTTTCAGAACTTAAATGAAAAACTGAGTTGTTTATTAAATAATGAAGAAGCACTTAAAAGAAATTCTTACATTTGCTTAAATTACGTGGATAACCGCAAAGGTGCTACTGATATTATTTTGAAATATATTGAGAAAAATATTAAGTTTTGA
- the hisH gene encoding imidazole glycerol phosphate synthase subunit HisH produces the protein MIVIIDYGMGNLRSVLNKFNKIGTKAVISSKVDDIKNASRLVLPGVGHFANGMKNLKELGLLHALNEKVLNEKIPVIGICLGMQLLTEFSEEGNVDGLNWIKGKTIRFNLKSAKLKVPHMGWNSIIKKKENILLKNILDDSMFYFVHSYHVVCSNESDALTTTDYGYNFVSSLQSENIYGTQFHPEKSHEYGLQLLKNFTEI, from the coding sequence ATGATAGTAATTATTGACTACGGAATGGGCAATTTGCGGTCGGTTTTGAATAAGTTCAATAAAATCGGCACTAAAGCAGTTATTTCGTCGAAAGTTGATGATATAAAAAATGCTTCAAGGCTTGTGCTTCCTGGTGTTGGTCATTTTGCAAACGGAATGAAAAATCTTAAAGAATTAGGATTGCTCCATGCTTTAAATGAAAAAGTTCTGAATGAAAAAATACCTGTAATCGGGATTTGTCTCGGAATGCAATTGCTCACGGAGTTCAGCGAAGAAGGAAACGTTGACGGATTGAATTGGATTAAAGGAAAAACAATTCGGTTCAATTTGAAGAGTGCAAAACTTAAAGTTCCTCACATGGGTTGGAATTCTATAATTAAGAAAAAAGAAAATATTTTATTGAAAAATATTCTCGATGATTCAATGTTTTATTTTGTTCATAGCTATCATGTGGTGTGCAGTAATGAAAGTGATGCCCTGACAACTACCGACTACGGGTATAATTTTGTTTCATCGTTGCAAAGTGAAAATATTTATGGCACACAGTTTCATCCCGAAAAAAGCCATGAATACGGACTTCAGCTATTGAAGAATTTTACGGAAATATAA